In Felis catus isolate Fca126 chromosome A2, F.catus_Fca126_mat1.0, whole genome shotgun sequence, the following proteins share a genomic window:
- the GDF1 gene encoding embryonic growth/differentiation factor 1 has product MPSPCRRPGRRVLFLLLALLLPSPPPARAPAPPGPAATLLQALGLPDAHRGAPTPRPVPPVMWRLFRHRDPQEARVGPRRTPQGTTLRPCHMEELGVAGNIVRHISDRGAPTRPPEPAWASGQCPEWTVVFDLSAVEPAERPSRARLEMRFAAAAAAEEPAGWELSVTQAAEGAVAGPVLLRQVVPTLTAPVRAELLGAAWAHNASAPRSLRLALALRPRAPAACAHLAEASLLLVTLDPRLCHPLARPRREAEPSVGGSPGGACRTRRLYVSFREVGWHRWVIAPRGFLANYCQGQCSLPAALSGPGGTPPLNHAVLRALMHAAAPGAAGLPCCVPARLSPISVLFFDNSDNVVLRHYEDMVVDECGCR; this is encoded by the exons ATGCCATCGCCGTGCCGCCGTCCTGGCCGCCGcgtccttttcctcctcctggcCCTGCTGCTGCCCTCGCCGCCCCCAGCCCGCGCCCCAGCGCCGCCGGGCCCCGCCGCCACCCTGCTCCAGGCTCTCGGGCTGCCTGACGCGCACCGGGGCGCACCCACGCCCCGGCCCGTACCCCCCGTCATGTGGCGCCTCTTCCGCCACCGGGACCCCCAGGAGGCCAGGGTGGGCCCTCGGCGGACGCCCCAGGGAACCACCCTGAGACCGTGCCACATGGAGGAACTGGGGGTCGCCGGAAACATCGTGCGCCACATCTCGGACCGCG GTGCGCCCACCCGGCCCCCGGAGCCCGCCTGGGCTTCGGGGCAGTGCCCTGAGTGGACCGTCGTCTTCGATTTGTCAGCCGTGGAACCTGCCGAGCGCCCGAGCAGGGCCCGCCTGGAGATGCGCtttgcggcggcggcggccgcggagGAGCCGGCCGGCTGGGAGCTGAGCGTGACTCAGGCGGCCGAAGGCGCGGTCGCTGGGCCCGTGCTGCTCCGCCAGGTGGTGCCCACCCTGACGGCCCCGGTGCGCGCCGAGCTGCTGGGCGCCGCCTGGGCCCACAATGCCTCGGCGCCTCGCAGCCTCCGCCTGGCGCTGGCGCTGCGCCCCCGGGCCCCCGCCGCCTGCGCGCACCTGGCCGAGGCCTCGCTGCTGCTGGTGACGCTTGACCCGCGCCTGTGCCACCCACTGGCCCGGCCGCGGCGCGAAGCCGAGCCCTCAGTGGGCGGCAGCCCTGGAGGCGCGTGTCGCACGAGGCGGCTCTACGTGAGCTTCCGCGAGGTGGGCTGGCACCGATGGGTCATTGCGCCGCGCGGCTTCCTGGCCAACTACTGCCAGGGCCAGTGCTCGCTGCCCGCAGCGCTGTCCGGACCCGGGGGGACGCCCCCGCTCAACCACGCCGTGCTGCGCGCGCTCATGCACGCGGCCGCCCCCGGTGCCGCCGGTCTGCCCTGCTGCGTGCCTGCGCGTCTGTCGCCCATCTCTGTGCTCTTCTTTGACAACAGCGACAATGTGGTACTGCGGCACTACGAGGACATGGTGGTGGATGAGTGTGGCTGTCGCTGA
- the CERS1 gene encoding ceramide synthase 1: MAAAGTAAGTAGPEPMPSYAQLVQRGWGSALAAARGCADCGWGLARRGLAEHAHLAPPELLLLALGALGWTALRSAATARLFRPLAKRCRLQPRDAAKMPESAWKFLFYLGAWSYSAYLLFGTDYPFFHDPPSVFYDWTSGMAVPRDIAAAYLLQGSFYGHSIYATLYMDAWRKDSVVMLVHHVVTLVLIVSSYAFRYHNVGILVLFLHDISDVQLEFTKLNVYFKSRGGSHHRLHALASDLGCLSFCLSWFWFRLYWFPLKVLYATCHCSLRSVPDIPFYFFFNALLLLLTLMNLYWFLYIVAFAAKVLTGQVRELKDVREYDAAEAQSPKAGKAEKPLRNGLVRDKRF, encoded by the exons ATGGCGGCAGCCGGGACGGCGGCGGGGACGGCGGGACCCGAGCCCATGCCGAGCTACGCGCAGCTGGTGCAGCGCGGCTGGGGCAGCGCGCTGGCGGCGGCGCGGGGCTGCGCGGACTGCGGCTGGGGGCTGGCGCGCCGCGGCCTGGCCGAGCACGCGCACCTGGCGCCGCccgagctgctgctgctggcgcTCGGCGCGCTCGGCTGGACGGCGCTGCGCTCGGCGGCCACCGCGCGCCTCTTTCGG CCCCTGGCCAAGCGGTGTCGCCTCCAGCCTAGAGATGCCGCCAAGATGCCTGAGAGCGCCTGGAAGTTTCTCTTCTACCTGGGTGCCTGGAGCTACAGCGCCTACCTGCTCTTCGGCACCGACTACCCCTTCTTTCACGACCCACCCTCTGTGTTCTACG ACTGGACGTCGGGCATGGCGGTACCACGGGACATCGCGGCCGCCTACCTGCTGCAGGGAAGCTTTTACGGCCATTCCATCTATGCCACGCTGTACATGGACGCCTGGCGCAAGGACTCAGTGGTCATGCTCGTCCACCATGTGGTCACCCTGGTCCTCATCGTCTCCTCCTATGCCTTCCG gtaccACAATGTGGGCATCCTCGTGCTCTTCCTGCATGACATTAGCGACGTGCAGCTGGAATTTACCAAGCTCAATGTCTACTTCAAGTCTCGCGGAGGCTCCCACCACAGGCTCCACGCGCTGGCCTCCGACCTGGGCTGCCTCAGCTTCTGCCTCAGCtg GTTCTGGTTCCGCCTCTACTGGTTCCCGCTCAAGGTTCTGTACGCCACGTGTCACTGCAGCCTGCGCTCAGTGCCTGACATCCCCTTCTACTTCTTCTTCAATGCGCTCCTTCTGTTGCTCACCCTCATGAACCTCTACTGGTTCCTG TACATCGTGGCCTTTGCTGCCAAGGTGCTGACGGGCCAGGTACGCGAACTGAAGGACGTCCGGGAATACGACGCGGCAGAGGCCCAGAGCCCCAAGGCCGGCAAAGCTGA GAAGCCGCTGAGGAATGGCCTGGTGAGAGACAAGCGCTTCTGA